CCAGGAAGACTCAATGTTACGTCACCAATTAGTTTAGagctaaccaatcattatcttGCATATATATAAGATAGTATAGTATATAAGATATAAGAGTATATAAGACTGCTGACACATGTTTGAGTCCGCAGATGCTGACTCAAACcttcacctccatcctccccacctccaccaggatggtccctgtccatacctCCCAGGGGGGTCGGCTAtgcccctgccttcatcttcaggcaggaaaTGCAGAGTCCGCAACCCTTTAGGATCTAAGCTACGGACGGGACCTACACCAAAGAACTTTTTTACAACATTTTGCTTGCTGATTGTTAATAAATATGGTTGTCACGTTATCTTACCTccccgagtctttctggtagaactaaccctttaagacaaaacaatggactgacatattttaagatatgtcagtaagttgctttcagttaaaacagctcaatcATGCATTTTAGTCGGGGACTAGGCTTATCTCTGAAACATTTATAAGAACTGACCAAGCCTTCGGAAACTATAcgattgattgatttaatttaagcttttattcacaCATGAACTTTGATCAACTTACATACACTGAGCACAAATATGGTCAACGGAAGCTCAGGTGCACTTGCTTGACatgtgagaacaaacctcactATTCAGGGTTTTGGTTGCGTGGACTTTCTATGTGTAACTCCTCCTGTTCAAACCACCCACTCTAAGTGGGACTCGAACCTGGGTCcggcgctctaacaaggagtCTAAAGAATGCAGTCTCTAGCGTCAGTCGCTAGAGTGCCTCTTGAGATTAGGGGAGTggggtttacatgcacagctcttactggccTACATCTGTAAcatatggagagacagaaacctctcaggtttcattaaatATACCTTCATTTGTAATATAAGATATTCAAAGATAAAGATGAATGAtagtcttatgggtttgaaatTACGTTGGttagtaattgatgacagaatgtacAATATgccattaaatgtaatttttacgGTTATCACAGCAGCCATGATTGTACAATTATTTATTCAATACATTGTGCAGGGCTGATTTATTTTAGCTTCTAAGCAACAAAGTTATTTGGTTTGAACAAGAGGAAATGTAAATCTCATATTTCTAGTCTCAGTCAGCATATTTCTGTTAATGCGACTACTATcatttcacaagttcacacttacaaataatcagatagagAAAAAGAAGTATGCACATTTGGTGTGCTGTTCGAGGAGAGGGCTCTGAGCTCTGTATTTTGGCCAGAACCCAGAGTACTCTCCCCATATCCCTGGCTGTGATGGGAACCTGCCAAGAGTGAGCGGTCGgttggtggagggatgctgaaaactGTTGAGGAACAGTTGAGTCAGCTATGTACATATAGGCCTGATTGGATAGATCATCTGAACATGTTCCTCTTGAACTTTAATTAAACATAATTTAAGGTACAACAATGAATGGCACGCATTATTTAAACCATGACTACTATGAATGATAGCATGCTAATGTGAACACACTCATCCGTACATTCAGATATGTGATTATGAAAGAGAATGACTCACACTACGGTCGTCGTCCTCACTCTTCATGTGGTTTGCAATGAAGCGGACTCCATCTACAGCCTCATCAAACCCTGGGCAGGTCTGGGCCAGCAGAGCCTGTGTGAGGACTGTAGGGGGCTGCTGCTTCCCCCGAGGTAGACCAGAGCTCTGCACCGTATTTGAACCTCCTTCCCTGGCCTCTCTTCCCCCTTCCCTTATCCCGTTTAGTCCATCTGTCGATCCTCCTGCGCCACCCCCTCCACCCAACTCTGCCCCAAACTGTTTCACTGAGGCTCGGTTCACATAGCATGTGCATGCCTCATTGTTCTCATTGTTCCCTGATGAAGAGCCGCTCAGGCCCAGCCCCGCCATAAGCCCGGCAGCCAGACCCCCTCGCCCACCTTCCTGCTGTTCATTGGCACGACGACGTTGGCGCAGGCGCTGTCGCTCACTGCTGTTGCGCGGCTGCTGCATGAAGAGCAGGGTGGGCAACTTGTTGAGGAACACCAACTTTACCCATGGAGGCATGGTGTGTGTGGTGGGTGACCGGTGATGCACGTTCAGGACGCACACACTCGTAACAATAGAGAACGTGACCAGCACCATGGTGAACATCAGATACTTCCCAACCAGAGGGACATCGAGAGACGTGGGTGGCACGATTTTGGAGATCAGCAGCAGGAACACAGTGAGGGCCAGTAGCACTGAGATACAGAGCGTCATCTTCTCCCCGCAGTCTGATGGCAGGTAGAACACTAAGATGGCCAGCGAGGTGATGAGGACGCAAGGAATTATGAGGTTGATGGTGTAGAAGAGAGGTTTGCGGCGGATGATGAAGTCATAGGTGATGTCTACGTAAGTTGGGTCCAAGGGGTTCTCGTTTCGGCGGCCGGGCAGTGCGATGATGTCCCACTCGCCGCTGGGTGTGAAGTCGTCCATGCTGGCCACATCTGCGCGCAGAACAAGGTCTACTTCTGTGCGGTCATAGGTCCACGACCGGAAGCTCAGAGTGCAATTCTGCTGGTCGAATGGGAAATGCTTCACCTCAATTTTACAGGCACTCTTATAGATCGCTGGTGGCAACCAGAAGACACTTCCATCATAGGAGACGACGGCATTGGAGTAGAAAGACACCTCATACATGCCATCAGCACTGATGAGGAAGGAGACAGAGGTTTATGAGGTGGTTTATGCTTTAAAGGAAGCTCTATGAACAGCATATGTGGCATGATGTTGATCATGTAATATAAAATAGCCTTGTCACTTTTTTAAAAGGATTACTGGATCATTGGACTGAAAACAAAGAGGCCTTGGAGAAGCAAAATCGgcttattaaagggttagaatAAAAActttctcatatatatatatatatcacttaaAAGGGTTTTATACAGCTTTAAAGTTCTCTAAATTGTCCTTTTCAGGTGGGAGTATTTTTCTAGGTGTTTACATTTTAGGTTATGCATTACTGATGTAATTTGTATATAGAGATTGCTTCATGTAAACAgtgcattacagtttttttaatttaactttgCACATATTGTGTAAATGTTTTCACGTTTTCGTGAAACATGCAGATTTTGCAGATGGCACATAGTATTCAAGGGACACACTTTATTGGCTTGTGCATTCGCTATGAATTGTACCCATGACCTTGAAAGTTTGgatattttaacttttaatcAACTTTACCATGACTAGGTGATTATTTTAGCTAATAAGTCACATGACAATTCATTGTGCATCTCTATGTATGATTAAGTCTTGTGGCTTTTAATGTAGtgtattttcatatttactgccaaattttaaagtttttgagTCTGCCAAGAATGTTTTTTAAACCTTAGTGTTTGGGCCCTGCTTGTGGGGGTGTCTCTGTACAAGGTTTATCAATgatacatccagataaacataGGAGGGATGCTAGTGTTAATTAGGTTGAATTTAAAACATCTTCCACTGCGTGACATGACAGTGAGAGAAGAGGAACatgctttatttacagtgaggtCACGTAACGTGACACGGGATCACTGCTAATGAGACGAAGACTGATAAGCAGGGATGTTATCGGCCCTCCACTGACAGAGGAAAACAATGGGTGTTGAAAAGAAAGAATAAGATAAAGTGATAATCTGACTAAGTAAGTAAATGCACAAGAGCCAAAAATGTGTCAATCTTTGAGACTTACTTGTTGTAAAGAACAACATCAGGTAACCAAATATGTTTGGAAGGAAGACGGACTTTCTTCATGCCGTCAAACTCATCTGGGTTCCATGTTAGCCGGTAGTCCTGCCACTCCTGAGGACAgagtgaaaataaataaccatgaCAGACTCAAGGAGGTCTTTGATATCTGGAAAAAGGCAATCTATTAGCATTACCATTAATTTCAATGGCAGAATAAACAGCTACTTTTAAATGGCTTTCAACGGAGAGCGGTGTTTTGCAGCCAGATAATGTAGTAACAACACCTACTAGCTTGTTAACGGCAAAACCTTGATCCCTTGGATACAAGTGAAATATACTATAAATCTATAGCCTTCTTCCACAcatatttctcatgtcatgcAAACGTCACGTGAACAGGCAGTGTAACCAACCCTCACACGCTGTTAAGATCATGTTcatctgtcacacacaccacagCTCTCAGTCAATTAGCAGTATATTTTGCGTATGTATTAATGATCTGTCACATTTCATTACTAATAGAAATGTCTTAATAAACTAGATTAGAAAATTAGAAATGATTACTTGAGGCCATAAATGCTGACAGATAAAATAGACTGCAAATGAGATCTGTCAAAAGCCAAACTAATGATAGTAATCTCAATACACACAAAAAGAGTGATACATGTCTAATGATGGTAATTTAACACACTTCGTATTGGGTTTTCACCAGACAGTGACCactaatgtaattttattacattcttTATTCTGACACACCAATCGCATACACACACTCTGACTAGAAAAGACACACACATTTGCAAAGTTTTATGGGTAACCTGTACTGACAGCGGCAATAACTCCTGCCAACTGACATCTATG
The Chanodichthys erythropterus isolate Z2021 chromosome 2, ASM2448905v1, whole genome shotgun sequence DNA segment above includes these coding regions:
- the chrnb2 gene encoding neuronal acetylcholine receptor subunit beta-2 isoform X2 encodes the protein MVSLAQLISVHEREQIMTTNVWLTQEWQDYRLTWNPDEFDGMKKVRLPSKHIWLPDVVLYNNADGMYEVSFYSNAVVSYDGSVFWLPPAIYKSACKIEVKHFPFDQQNCTLSFRSWTYDRTEVDLVLRADVASMDDFTPSGEWDIIALPGRRNENPLDPTYVDITYDFIIRRKPLFYTINLIIPCVLITSLAILVFYLPSDCGEKMTLCISVLLALTVFLLLISKIVPPTSLDVPLVGKYLMFTMVLVTFSIVTSVCVLNVHHRSPTTHTMPPWVKLVFLNKLPTLLFMQQPRNSSERQRLRQRRRANEQQEGGRGGLAAGLMAGLGLSGSSSGNNENNEACTCYVNRASVKQFGAELGGGGGAGGSTDGLNGIREGGREAREGGSNTVQSSGLPRGKQQPPTVLTQALLAQTCPGFDEAVDGVRFIANHMKSEDDDRSVSEDWKYVAMVIDRLFLWIFVFVCVFGTIGMFLQPLFQNYTAKVITHTPG
- the chrnb2 gene encoding neuronal acetylcholine receptor subunit beta-2 isoform X1 translates to MMALWTLFCILAIVKSSDGADTEERLVEHLLNPAHYNKLIRPATNGSELVTVQLMVSLAQLISVHEREQIMTTNVWLTQEWQDYRLTWNPDEFDGMKKVRLPSKHIWLPDVVLYNNADGMYEVSFYSNAVVSYDGSVFWLPPAIYKSACKIEVKHFPFDQQNCTLSFRSWTYDRTEVDLVLRADVASMDDFTPSGEWDIIALPGRRNENPLDPTYVDITYDFIIRRKPLFYTINLIIPCVLITSLAILVFYLPSDCGEKMTLCISVLLALTVFLLLISKIVPPTSLDVPLVGKYLMFTMVLVTFSIVTSVCVLNVHHRSPTTHTMPPWVKLVFLNKLPTLLFMQQPRNSSERQRLRQRRRANEQQEGGRGGLAAGLMAGLGLSGSSSGNNENNEACTCYVNRASVKQFGAELGGGGGAGGSTDGLNGIREGGREAREGGSNTVQSSGLPRGKQQPPTVLTQALLAQTCPGFDEAVDGVRFIANHMKSEDDDRSVSEDWKYVAMVIDRLFLWIFVFVCVFGTIGMFLQPLFQNYTAKVITHTPG